One Yoonia sp. BS5-3 genomic window carries:
- a CDS encoding non-ribosomal peptide synthetase, with the protein MNALLDGSVVEISHCVFDLDATIPSLFCAQAQHCPDKIAVVQDGRRISYADLAGQAAGVANALLASGIRKGDRVAILAHRSVDAVAAQLGVTAIGAAFVPLDPDAPQQHLRQVIAEAQAKTILAGPGQVTAVMDQTPVISLDIAPATQADFEALVSTNAAAITAADLAYVIYTSGSTGRPKGVMVAHRGVCRLVRGQSYADLGPDQVMLNMAAVGFDASIGEIYSAVLNGGTLAILPDPAPSLDRIEEVIAENQVTIAYITAGLFHIIAEHRPQILAPLRQVFPCGDVLSETHVKRMRAALPHLRMINGYGPTENTVFTCCYPIDENWTGGPVPIGRGLNHDHLFVLDEGLEPLPAGEIGQLAVGGAGVGIGYLGRPDLTDASFVTLQTDDFQGRVYLTGDLVAMDGDGIVRFHGRSDRQVKINGQRVELDTVEYALRQDGDIQDAAVVALRRPDQSQQIVAFVKPAPYLDGNTDLATDVLSRLRTAIPAAAVPSQLMIRDSFPLSASGKVDRKALLAALETRQTIKPVQPASLGGVIRQVWQDILSCEITDENRTFFELGGTSLQLIAAHALLQERLGRTFDIALMFEAPRIRALEQRLDAPQTSDDPIAARRAAMARSRKRSRARAS; encoded by the coding sequence GGCTGCGGGCGTTGCAAACGCGTTGCTTGCCTCCGGCATCCGCAAAGGTGATCGGGTCGCGATTTTAGCGCATCGGAGTGTCGATGCCGTCGCGGCCCAGCTCGGTGTGACAGCGATTGGCGCCGCATTCGTACCGCTTGATCCAGACGCACCGCAGCAGCATTTGCGCCAGGTGATCGCCGAAGCGCAGGCGAAGACCATCTTGGCGGGACCTGGTCAAGTCACGGCTGTCATGGATCAGACGCCTGTGATCAGCCTTGATATAGCACCAGCGACACAAGCTGATTTTGAGGCACTGGTTTCTACGAATGCTGCCGCTATTACAGCCGCTGATTTAGCCTATGTCATTTACACATCTGGATCGACCGGACGGCCCAAAGGCGTGATGGTCGCCCATCGCGGGGTATGCCGTTTGGTGCGGGGCCAAAGCTACGCCGATCTTGGTCCTGATCAAGTGATGCTGAACATGGCGGCCGTCGGATTTGATGCCAGCATCGGCGAGATTTACAGCGCCGTGCTCAATGGCGGTACGCTGGCCATTCTACCTGACCCAGCCCCATCGCTGGACCGCATTGAAGAGGTCATCGCCGAGAACCAGGTTACGATCGCTTATATCACTGCCGGTTTGTTTCACATCATTGCCGAGCATCGTCCGCAGATTTTGGCGCCCTTGCGGCAGGTGTTCCCCTGCGGCGATGTGCTGTCTGAAACCCATGTCAAACGGATGCGCGCGGCGCTGCCGCATTTGCGTATGATCAACGGGTACGGCCCCACGGAAAACACTGTCTTCACATGCTGCTACCCGATTGATGAAAACTGGACAGGTGGCCCTGTGCCAATCGGGCGCGGTCTAAACCATGATCATCTGTTCGTGCTTGATGAAGGGCTGGAACCGTTGCCTGCTGGCGAAATAGGCCAACTTGCCGTTGGCGGGGCCGGTGTCGGGATCGGGTATCTTGGGCGGCCCGATCTGACAGATGCCTCGTTTGTGACATTGCAAACGGATGATTTTCAGGGCCGGGTCTATTTGACTGGCGATCTTGTTGCGATGGACGGTGATGGCATCGTCAGGTTTCATGGCCGGTCGGACCGGCAGGTCAAGATCAACGGGCAACGGGTTGAGCTTGATACCGTCGAATATGCGCTGCGCCAGGATGGGGATATTCAGGATGCTGCCGTCGTGGCGTTGCGTCGCCCCGATCAAAGCCAGCAGATTGTGGCCTTTGTCAAACCTGCCCCGTATTTGGATGGGAATACCGATCTGGCTACGGACGTCCTGTCGCGCTTGCGCACTGCCATCCCGGCAGCCGCTGTGCCGTCGCAACTCATGATCCGTGACAGCTTTCCGTTGTCGGCATCAGGTAAGGTTGATCGCAAGGCCCTGCTTGCGGCGCTGGAAACCCGGCAGACGATCAAGCCGGTTCAACCGGCAAGCCTCGGCGGTGTGATCCGGCAGGTCTGGCAGGATATTTTGAGCTGCGAGATCACGGATGAGAACCGAACCTTCTTTGAACTGGGCGGTACGTCGCTGCAACTGATTGCGGCACATGCGCTTTTGCAGGAACGGTTGGGGCGCACTTTCGATATCGCGCTGATGTTTGAAGCCCCCCGCATTCGCGCGCTCGAACAGCGTCTCGACGCGCCGCAGACCTCTGATGATCCCATTGCGGCCCGGCGGGCAGCCATGGCCCGTTCGCGCAAACGTAGCCGGGCGAGGGCGTCATGA